GGTCGACGATGCAATTGTTGTCACCGAAAATGTTGAACATAAACTGGAACTCGATCCTGACCTGACACCTGAAAAGGCTTCTTTTAAGGCCATGAAGGAAATATCCGGCGCGCTTGTCGGGACAACAGCCGTGATCTGGGCCGTTTTTATCCCCATCTCTTTTTTTACAGGGGCCACGGGTGTCATCTACCGTCAGTTTGCTGTCACCATTTCCGTTGCCATGGCGATATCCCTGTTTATCGCGTTAAGCTTATCACCCGCTTTATGTGCCATTGTGCTCAAACAGGGCGAAAAGGAAAAAGATACAGGCGTGTTCGGCTTTTTTAACCGCGGATTCAGCAAAATGCGCAGCGGTCATGAGACGATGCTGAAAAAATTACTGGCAAGCCGTATCGTTTTACCGTTGGTGTTCTTTTTGCTGATTGCAGTGACCATTGTTCTTTTTTTAAAAATTCCGCCCTCCTTTTTGCCCCAGGAGGATCAGGGCAGAATGATGACACTGATTAACGGACCGGGCGGTTCAACCCTTGGGCAGACAATTGAAAAAAATAAGCAAGTGGAAGATTTTTACCTCGATACTGTGAACGGCGCGGTGGACGGCCTTTTTACTGCCGCAGGCTTCAGCTTTTCCGGCCGGAGTCAGAATGTGGGGATCGCGTTTATTAAAATGAAACCCTGGGATGAGCGCAGTAAGGACCTGGGTGTGTTTAAAATCAGTGAGATGGCAGGGCAACAATTATCGGCTGTTCAGGATGCCATGATCATTCCCATTGTGCCGCCGCCCGTCTCTGCCTTGGGCAATGCCGGTGGTTTCGAATTTCAGCTTGTGGCCCGAAGCGGCAAGGGACAGGATGCCTTAAACAGCGCCATGAGGCAGTTTTTAGACCAGGCCAATCAAAGTGAGCTTTTAACCCGTGTCCGTTTCAACGGACTGGCCCCAAGTCCCCAATACGACATCGATCTTGACCTGTCCAAAGCTCGGGCCATGGGGGTTCCCATTGAAACAATCAACCAGACTTTGACAACGGCATTGGGGGGGACATACGTGAATGATTTTTTATTGGACGGGCGGATCAAGCGCGTTTATGTGCAGGCGGATGCGCCATACCGCATGCAGCCCGATGACATCGACAGGTGGTACGTTCGCAATAACACGGGGGGAATGGTGCCGCTGGCCGAGTTCGCCACCGGTGAATGGACTTATGGTCCGCCTAAATTAACTCGGTTTAGCGGCACCTCCTCTTTGGAAATCCAGGGTGAGGCCGCCCAGGGCGTCAGCTCCGGAGAAGCGCTGAACGAAGTTTCCCGTATTGCCGGGTCACTGCCGGGCAGCATAGGGGTGGAATGGACGGGATTATCCTACGAAGAAAGAGAAGCCGGGGCGCAGGCCTGGCTGGTCTATGTCATCTCAACCATTGCGGTATTGCTGTCATTGGCCGCGCTTTATGAAAGCTGGGCCATCCCGTTGGCAATTATGCTGACCGTGCCCCTTGGCATATTCGGCGCGACCTTGTCTACCTGGGCCGCTGATCAGGCCAATGATGTATATTTCCAGGTCGGCCTGCTGATGACAATCGCCCTGGCAGCCAAAAATGCAATTTTGATCATTGAGTTTGCAAAAACAAATTTTGAATCGGGCATGTCGGCCTATGATGCCTCGATAACTGCCACCAAACAAAGATTGCGGCCGATCCTGATGACATCCCTGACCTTCATTTTGGGTGTTATGCCCCTGGCTTTTGCTGCAGGCCCGGGGTCAGGCGCGCAAAATGCCATCAGCATCGGGGTGCTGGGCGGTATTACGGCCACAACGGTCTTTGTGTTGTTTTTTGCGCCTTTCTTTTTTATATGGGTTATGAGGGTTTTTAAAGCGTAAACGTTACATGCCTGATATTCCGGCCAGGGACCGGATTCTTTCAACCAATCGCATGTCTTCCATCCATTGTTTTGGGATGGCGTCCATCCCGTTGCATATTCCCAGAATAAATGCACTCAGGATTCCCCGTGCAGAGGAATCTGCGCCAGCCATGACATTTTCAATCATTGCTGTTTCCAGGTCATTAGGATATTTGGCGATCAGATGAATCGTGCCGGGCAGGGCGGCCTGGGTTTCACTCATCTGGCCAAAACCTGCAATGGCCTGTTCCGTATCTGTATCGATACTTTCAAGTCCATCTGTTATCATCTGGTAGATAACAGAATTGGAAGAGAGTTCTTTTTGAACCATTTCCAGAGAATCCATGGGCTTTCTACCTTTAGCGGCCTCTATAGCAGCGTTTGCAAAAAAACGGGCGCTTTCCCTGACCTGGGGATACATCATAACTTTGTTATAACGGCCACGGCCGGATCGGTTTATCGACACCTATAAGGCACAGCCTACAACAAATTAAGAAAGAGCTTAAAAAATCAAGGACCTAAAATCTATATGACAGAGTTATGCCGATGGTCAAAGGTTCACCATCCTCGGTAATACCCCGGTCAACATTTTCAAAAATGCAGTAATGCCGATCAAAAAGATTTTTTGCCCAGACATAGCCGTCCCAATGGGTACCCTCCAGGCCCAGTTTGAGGTTGACCAGTTCATATCCGGGTTCTTTAACAGTATTGGTATCATCGAAAAATCTACGGCCGGTTCCCACCACTTCCGCACGGCAAAAACCGTTCCATTCTCCCCACAGGGGACGTCTGTACTGAAACCCTAACGTATAGGTATAATCGGGTACCCCGAATGTGGTATTGCCTTGAAAATTTTGGCCTGTGATAGGGTCGGTATACTTGTCATACTCGGCCTCAATCCATGTAAACGATGCAAAAATTTCCAGATCCTTCGAAATGAACCAGCCGGCCTCAAATTCCATGCCCATTCGGTGGGATTCGCCTGCATTCTCTAAGTAAGACTGATTGTATTCATCAAAGCGAGTGAGCTGTTCATCTTCAATATCCGTATAAAATCCGCAGATGTTGATCGTGAGCCGGTTTTGGAAAAATTCGGACTTAATACCGGCTTCATATACCCAGCTGTACTCTTCATCATAAGGGTCACCACCTACACTGGGATCGTTAAACCCGCCGCTGCGATGGGCCCTTGATACAGTGGTGTAAAGCATTTTGTCATCCATGAAATGCCACCCCACACTCAATTTGGGCAGCAATGCCGTGAACCGGCTCTCTTGATAGGGCTGTTGTGTGGCGGTTGCGGCCCCGCCCCCGGGGGTGTAAAAAATAGTGGCATCCATTTGTGCGTCTTCTATTTCATATCTAAGGCCTGTGGTGATATCCAAAGTATTGAATACAGGCCAGGTGATCTGGCCGAACAGGGCCTCCCCGGAGTTGGTCCCCTTGCTTTGGGTCTTTCTGGCACCGGTTCCCGGGGCAAAGGGATTGCTCGGACTGTTTGCCATGGCAGACTGGTAGTAGTTGGTCCGTTCCTTGTCCGAGTTGATGTGAAAATAGTAGATACCGGCCAGCCATTTGGGGCCGGTTTTATTTTCCGGCGATGCAATGCGAAGTTCCTGGGAAAAGGTTCGCTCCTGCAGGAGATATTTCATGCGCGCCGCATCCAACGGACTGAAGTCCGAATCAATGATATCCTCATTGTCAAAGTCCCGGTATCCTGTAATGGATGTGACCTTGCCAATTTTTGTATCAACCGAGGTATTCAGGGTTGTCCCCCAGAAATCGTTTTCTGACGTGCCGTCAAAATCATGGGAATAGTGATATGGGCTGTCCGCTTCCAGTATCCCCGCTTTAACAAATGAATTGCGTTGGGTCCTGCGGAAAGGGAACGCGCCGTCGTCATGATGCTGGGCATCCAGACTCAAGGTGATATCCCATTTTGGGGCAGGCAGATACCGAAGTTTTATTCTCCCGGCCTGCCCGTCTTGATGCCGGCCATCTTCGCCGACGCCGTCAATATCGTTTTCCATATATCCGTCACTGGAAGAGATCAGCCCCGAAATTCCCAAAAAAAGTTTGTCCTTGAGAATGGGTGTCTGGACGTGGCCTTGAATCTGTTTTTCATTATAGCTTGCGTATGTCCCCGAAATTTGGGCACGGGTTTCATTGTCCGGTGTCCTGGTGTGTATATTGATTACGCCTGCCATGGTGTTGCGGCCGTATAATGTCCCCTGGGGACCGCGCAGGACCTCGACCCGTTCCACATCAAACAAAGGGAAGTCAAACAGATAGGATTTGGAATAATTCACACCGTCAACATACAAGCCGGTTGACGGTTCACTGTTGTTCAGGGTCTTGATACCGCGGATATAGGTTTGGGAGTGCCAGCGGCTGCCGAAATTATAAAATTCAAAGTTGGGCACATATGTGGAAAGACTGACCATATCAGTGATGCCGGCATCGGAAATGTCCAGTTCATCCAGCACCGTTATACTGTCCGGTATATCCTGTACATTTTCTTCGCGCTTTTGGGCGGTGACAAGCACCGCTTCTGCCTGATATGTCGTTTTACCTTTTTCTTTGTTCGTTGATAGAGGCGTTTCAAGTGATTCTTCGGCCCGCAGATTCCGGCCGCAAAAAATCAAAATGGCAGAAACAATGGTCAGCCACACCAATTTACCTGTCCAGGACGCAATGATAGTGTGAAAATTTTTCATCAACTCTCTTTTCTCCAAAATTATTTTTTTTAGTTCTTGTGAGCCACATAAGCTTTATATTTCGCCGTACGGTGGCCGATGGCCGAGGCCTCAAATAAAAGATCGTAAATTTGAACAAAGCCGTATAAATCAAGAAGGTTGTTTATATCTTGTATGGAATGAGAAAAAATGGTGACTTTTTCCCCGGGGGAATGCCGGGATTCCACCTGGATCTCCCGGGCTTCGCCTTCTTGGCAGTCCGGTACCACAAAGGCAAATACGCCACCTGATTTCAGGATTCTTGCAAGTTCCTGAAAAATCGGTGTTAAATCTTTAAAAAGATGCGTTACTCCTGTGCAGACGGCATGATCCATGGAATTTGCCTCATAAGGGTAGGGGGGTATGGACAGATCATGTTCTTTTAAGTCTTTGGCCATCTGTTTTGACCGGCAGCGGGCAAGCATTTTCGGGGAAAAATCAATTCCGTGAATTTCAAGGCCGGCCTTGTGAAACAATTGAGAAGACAATCCGGTACCAATCCCGATATCCAGCAGGCGGTCCCCGGGTTTGACAAACCGGTAAGCCATGCCGAAGGTGATTGCAGGGTCCAGCCAATTTACTTTTTCAGCGTTTTGGTCATAGTTAATAACATGGTCGCTGTTAAATACGTTTTTTACGGTGGTCATTTTAGATTTCCCTTGTTCAAATGGGTGCACATGATATCCAGCAATCGTCCGATACTGGTGTGATTCTTTTGGGCCAGGTCCGACAGGGTCTGGTCCGGGGTGTCAAGCATAATGCTGTTTTGGCTCAATTGTGCCTGGGACTGCTGTGGATCCCAGCCCATGTACCGGGCAATATGAAGCGCCGGAAATCGGGCGGCTGCTCCGTACGGCGGGGAGCCGTATTTTTGTATGGAATCAATCCTGAACGACCTGGCTATACCCAGAAATTGCCCCATGGGCGGAAGTTCAAAGTACCCTCCGATGCAGACATAAAGGGTCAGGATCAAAGATACAACAATGGCCGGCGATCTTTTTTTTTGTTTTTTTACATAGGCCGCAAGCAGTCTGAAGTTAAGCCATACATGGACAATCATGGCCAGGCAGAACAAAATACCTGAATTCAGATGAAGTGCACCCCAGTGATGCCGGGAAAGATGCCAGAACGACCAGGGGCAAAAATGGCCGACATGACCGGCCGGGCCAAAATAGAGCACGATGCTGGTCACCAGCATAACCAGTCCGGAAAGGGCCAGGGTTAACGAGGTGGTTTTTTTTAGCATAACCACCAGCCTTGGGGTCTAAGTGAATGCGTGCTAAATTTCATTTTAACTCCTAAAATATTTTGGTTGGCAAAACTAAAAGAGGAGTATAGGGAATCAGACTGTCGGTTTCTACCCTGGTCCAACCGATTTATGCTCCGAAGCACACAACGGTTTAAATCGGTCGGCGTTTAAGTACGTTAGAAGCGAATAGTTAATTGTTTTTAATGCAGGCCAGATGCTTTTTAGGAAGGATATTGAAATGTTTTTTATAGGCCCGACTGAAGTGGCTGACATTGGTATATCCCACGGCAAATGCAGCCTGGCTGACGTTCATGTCTGTTTCGTGAAAAAGACGGTTGGCCTCTCTGATTCTGAAAGACTGAAGATACTGGAAGACCGAAAGTCCGTACAAACGGCGAAACCCCTGCTGGAGTTTATTCATGTTCAGGCCGGTTGTCCTGGATAATTGTTTAATACAGGGGGGAGAAGACAAATCCTGGATCAGCAGATCTCTTGCCTGGACCACCCGGTCTTTATCATCCAGACTCATTCCGGTTACCTGGGCCTTTGCCGCATTGGCCCTGGTAATTTGATCTGCAAGCAATTCCAGTGCAATACCCTGGTAGAAAATATGAACCGGCGCCCCTGGAACCGGGCCTGTTATCAGTCGGTTCAAGCAGTCTCCTGCATGTGTGGAGATCCCTGATCTGAAATGCCAGGCCTTGTTTCTGTGTCCCTCCATCATAGATTGAAGCCCCTTTGGAAGGTTCTCCCGGTCCGGGTAGAACAGGGAATGAAATGCCGTTGGGGAAAGATGGACATGAACCAGACAGACCCGCTGGTTTCCTGGAACGGTAAGGCAGCCATCCTGTCGGGGAAGAAATAGGATGCCTGCGCTACCGGCCTGATTGGAAAACTCCTTTGAATTCAGACCCGGTGCCTTGATATGGTTTGAGAAGTTGCCGCAAACAACAAAACCAAAATTAACCGTGGGCTGATCCCTTTCAAATGAAAGGTGCAAATCGTTTTCTGATGCAACGTCAAACAGGCTGATGCTGAATCCTTCCTGGATTTTATATTCCCGGCACCGGTTTTGGACTGTTGTGTCCTTTAAGTTCGGAATACTTTGCACCAAGACCTTCCTGTTGCCGTTTACTTTGGCATCAGGGGCAGTTGGGTATTCCATTTGCCGTGGGCCGTTTTTATTAAAATGTGTGGATATCATAGTAACTCACTTAAAAGAATATTTTTATAAACTTTAGTAGTTAGTTTTCAAATAATAAAAAAGTAATGTCAAATAAAATCATTTTACAATTACGAAATGTATGTATCAGCAAATAGAGAGACATTCCTTGACAAGAGCCGAAAAGTTATTTTACAGTCCTTCTTAATTCTCAAATCAAACAAAATAGGGGACTTATGCCTGATTTCGTCAAAAACATTTATTGTAAAATTAACAAGATGTGTTTGATTGGAACCATGCTGAGCGTCTTTTTGTGCACGGTTTGCACGGCAGAAACGCCGCACTTGCAAAAGGCCCGGTCCTATACCGGAAATGAAGACATTACAGGGTGGGTAATGAGCGAAAAACTGGATGGGATAAGGGGATACTGGGACGGCAGCCGTTTGTTGACCCGGAAGGGACTGCCCCTTCATCCGCCCCCATGGTTCATTGAAAATTTTCCTACCTTTGAACTGGATGGGGAATTGTGGAGCAAACAAGGAGAGTTTGAATTTATCCAGTCTGTGGTGCTTGATGCCAATCCCGGCCCTGGCTGGGAAAAAATAAATTACCATATTTTTGAAGCCCCCAACCAGAAAGGGACATTTCTCCAGCGGCTTGACCGGACAAAACAGTGGTTTGCATTACATCCCAACGCCCATGTCAGGGTGATCCCCCAGACTTTGGTTCAAGACAGATTTTATTTGAATCGTTTTGTGATTGACGTGGAATCACGGGGCGGTGAAGGTGTTATACTAAAAAATCCCAATATGCCTTACCATACAGGCAGAAGCGAACATGTTCTCAAGGTAAAAAAAGCCAGGGACATGGAAGGCCTTGTTATTGGTATTAACAAGGGGAAAGGCAAATATGAAAAAGCCATGGGGTCACTCACGCTGAAACTGGAAAACGGTGTGATTTTTAAGTTAGGGACCGGATTCTCGGACATGGTTCGAAACAATCCGCCTGCCGTCGGCACAACAGTTACTTTTAAATATCATGGTTTCAGTATAAACGGCGTACCGAAATTCGCCTCGTTTTTAAGGGTAAGGGCGGATTGAATTTGCCTTGAGCACAGCCGTTCCTCATTTATTAATCGATAGGCTTGGCTGTCCGGTTCTGTTTGCAACCTTAAAAAATAGGTGTTAGACAAGATTCGGATGATTCAAATGGTCATAAGCGGCCGGACTATTTTTTACGGAGGCGATTATGGAATTGGAAAATGAAAGAGAAGCGATTGTACGTTTTGGACTTAAAATGGTGAAATCAGGCCTGACCACAGGAACCGGTGGAAATTTGAGTATTATTGACAGGCATTCGGGAACGGTTGCCGTCAGTCCCAGTGGAATCGAGTACGCAGCGTTAAAGCCCCGGGATATTGTTTTCACCGATTTAAAGGGAAATATTATAGAAGGCGATACCAAACCTTCAAGCGAGCTTGGGTTTCATCTCTCTTTGTATCATCAGCGCAAGGATATACAGGCCGTAGTCCACACGCACTCCCCTTATGCGGTAACCATGGCCTGCCTGGGCTGGGAGATCCCAGCCGTCCATTATCTTGTGGGGTTTGCAGGCAAAAAAGTGCCCCTGGCACCCTATGCCACATTCGGCACGCCTGAACTGGCTGAAATCGTGGCCGAATATATTGGTGATTATAACGCCATGCTGCTTGCCAATCATGGTCTTGTTGCCGTCGGTAAGAGCATGGACTCAGCCTTTGCCGTTGCCGAAGAGATTGAATTTGTCGCCCGGATTTATTATCAGACCAAAAATATCGGAAACCCCGTCATCCTGAAGGATGAAGAGATGGAGACCGTGCTTGAAAAATTTAAAACCTATGGGCAGAAAAAAATGGACGCATGATCTGGGTTACATGCTTGACAGCTTAAATTGAGATTCCGTCAATGGGATCCTGATAACGAATTTAGCACCTGCCCCGGGGCTTGATTCCACCGTCATTTCGCCTTTATGGTGTTCGGTGATGATAAAATATGAGACACTTAATCCCAGCCCTCGATGCTTTGGTCCTGATCAAAGTCAAACACGACATTTGACGAAGTTCCTCTTCACGTTTGTTGATTTTTTGAACCATGCGTTTAAAACTTTGACCCAGAAGAGAGAACTCTTTTGTTTTATGTTCCGGCCATTGAAGATCGTAGTCTCCGTCGGCAATGGATGACGCTTGCATGATATAGGATTCAACCGCAAAGGAGAACTTGCCGGCCAAAAACTGGCCGATGAACAGGGAAAATATCAAAGCAAGAAACAGACCCAGGCCAATCAGGGTAAGGATATTCCACAGTGACTGGAACGCTTTTCTGACCGGTTGGGCGATCAAAATTTTCCAACCGGTTTCATCCATATCCACCACTGTGCCAAACATGTTTCGACCATTGAATTTAAATATTTTTGACACCGGCCGGGGGCTGTCTTTCGATCCTGTTCCGGCAATAAAATTGTTTGTCAAAATTTGTCCTCAATACTGACCCAGGGAATCTGCCAACACCTTGCCCTGCTTAGGTGGTTTTGGGTTATGGGCATTTCGGAGACCGGCGTTCCCTGCATGGTTTTAACCAGCATTCTTGCTGCGGTGAATCCCTGCTCCTCGGGCGCTTGTGCCATTCCGCACAACATTCCTTGCTCAATAGAGAACTTGTGGTCGCCGATAACCGGTTTGGCAAAGGTGTCGGTGAGAATGGGCAGGATCTGTTTATCCAGAAGGGGGATGCCGTTGTCGTCCTTAACACCTTTCATGGTTGGTACAAACAGGACATCACACAACGGATTCAATTCCCTGGCGGATTTTTTGAACGAAATGATAATTCGGTTCATAACTCATAACTGTCAGCCAACTGTATAATAAATTTTGCGCCTGCACCCGGACTTGATTCAACCATCATTTCCCCTTTATGGGTTTCAGTGATGATAAAATAGGAAACACTTAAGCCAAGTCCTGTGCCTACCCCCACGGGTTTGGTAGTGAAAAACGGATCAAAAATGTGCTTGCGGGTCTTTTCATCCATCCCGGGCCCGTTGTCCTCGATTTCCAGGCAGACCCTATTCCGGACCGGATCTGCATAGGTTCTGAGGATGAATTGGGGTTCAAGTATGCCTGCCTCCTGCATGGCCTGGGCCCCGTTGGTCAAAATATTGAGAATCACTTGCTGGATTTTGCCTGCCTGACAGGGGATATCAGGCAGGTTATCATCATATTCCCTGGTGATTTTAATTTGTTTGAAATCGTATTTTTTTTTCAGGTTATAGTCTGTGGCCGCAAGCTCGATGGTTTTATCCAGAATTTTGTTCAGGTAATGGGAGGATAGGTCTGATTCTTCCTTTCTGGCAAAGCTTAGGATATTACTGACAATATCCGCCATCCGTTGTCCCGATTCGGTGATGGCAAGGAGCATTTGTGGAATTCCCCTTGCCTGCATGAATCGGTCTATGGCTTCGATGCTGATTCCTGCCTCTTTGGCCGCTTTTTTGTTGGCCGTAAGATTCGCACCTGCCGTGAGTCGCTGGGACATTACCTGGGCAGTCTGGAGCATTCCGGCTAGGGGGTTGTTGATTTCGTGGGCCATGCCTGCGGCCAGCCCGCCCACGGAGAGCATCTTTTCGCTCTGGATTAACATCTCTTCCATTTTTTTTTGTTGGGTAATATCAGTGTTGATTCCGATGAAGCGGATAGGATGTCCCTGTGCATCCCGTGCAGCAATTTTCCCCTTGGACAAAACCCACATATAGGTACCGTCTTTACGCAAAAATCTGAATTTAACCTCGTAGGTTTCCAGATCACTGGCCAGATATCGGCAAAAGGTTGATCTGACATATTCCAGGTCGTTTTCGTGAATCCGTTTTGAGATTTCATTAAGTATTCCGGGAAATTCGTTGGGTTCATAGCCGGCCATCCTATAACCGCGAGCATCCATATAGGCCGTACCTTCATGCAGGTTTAGATCCCAAATTCCCTGGTTGGCGCCATCAAGGGCCAGATCCAATCGTTCCTTGCTCTCTTTTACCGCCTGTTCCATCCCCTTACGTTCGGTAATGTCCTGAACAAAGGCGATGGCGTATTGCCGGTTCCCATATTCCAGAAGATTGCTGTGCACCCCAACAAAAATCACGGAACCGTCTTTTTTAAGATGCGTCCTTTCTATGTTTTGTATGCCCTGAAGATTTAATCTACGCCAATGAGTATTCCAGTCTTCACGGGCAACCTGCGGATCAATGTCGGACATGGACAAAGACTCCAATTCCTTTTTTGTATAGCCGAGAAGCTGCACAGCTTTTGGGTTCACCTCCTTAATTCGGCCGTTGGGAGCGATTCGATAGATACCGACATTTGCGTTGTCAATGATGAATCGGGAAAGCCGCATGGAGTCCTCGGCTCGTTTACGTTCTGTAATGTCCTTTACAAAAGCAATGGAGTACCACTGTCCCTTATATTCCAGAATATTACCGGTAATTTCCACCGGGATTCTGGTACCGTCCTTTTTTATGTGAATCGTTTCAAAAGTATTTTTTTGACGCCCGGCGGAAAGCCTCTCTATGTCTAAACCCATGGTATCCAAGGAAACAAATGGATCAATATCGCAAATCGATAGCTTTGTCAGCTCTTCTGTTGTATATCCCAGCATCCGTGCAGCATAGGGATTTACATTGAAAATTCGTCCGTCCATGCCAACCTGGTAAATCCCGATATTTGCTCGATCAATGCAAAATTTGCTCAGGCTCAGGGACGCTGCAGTCCGTTTTTTTTCTGAGATGAATTTTGCCTGCAGGGCTTTGTCATGTGCTTTTTGATGATCTTCAATCATGCTGTTCTGTTCCAATTCAGCCACGCGTTTGCGCATCTGCTGCAATTCTTTGATCAGCTGGACTTTTGTTTTGTTTTCATCTTTCATGATGCCGGCCACAGTGGTTTGTTGGATCATCGCAGTTAGCTATTGCCGACAGCTAACTTTATAATAAACTTCGCACCTGCCCCCGGACTCGACTCAACCGTCATTTCCCCTTTATGGTTTTCAGTGATGATGAAATAGGAAACACTTAAGCCAAGTCCTGTGCCTACCCCCACGGGTTTGGTTGTGAAAAATGGATCAAAAATGTGCTTGCGCACGTTTTCATCCATCCCAGGGCCGTTGTCCTCAATTTCAATGCAGGCCATATCCCGGTCCGAATCTCCATAGGTCCTGAGGATGAATCGGGGCTTAAGTGTTCCTGCCTCCTGCATGGCCTGGGCGCCGTTAGTCAGAATATTGAGCACCACCTGCTGGAGTTTGCCGGCCTGGCAGGGAACGGCAGGAAGGCTGTCGTCGTATTCCCTGGTGATTGTAATTTGTTTAAAGTCATAGTCCTTTTTCAAATTGTAATCCGTTGCTGCAAGTTCAATGGTTTTGTTTATGATTTTATCCAGGTGATGGGTGGATATGGTCGTTTCGTCTTTCCTGGAAAAACTGAGTATGTTGTTCACAATTTCAGACACCCGCTGTCCTGACTCAATAATAGTTTGAATCATTCGCGGTATACCTCTAGTTTCCATGAACCGACCAATGGATTCAATACTTGTGTCGGCCGCTTTGGCTGCTTTACGGCTGGCCGGGATATCAAGGTCAGCAGTCAGG
The DNA window shown above is from uncultured Desulfobacter sp. and carries:
- a CDS encoding L-fuculose-phosphate aldolase, whose translation is MELENEREAIVRFGLKMVKSGLTTGTGGNLSIIDRHSGTVAVSPSGIEYAALKPRDIVFTDLKGNIIEGDTKPSSELGFHLSLYHQRKDIQAVVHTHSPYAVTMACLGWEIPAVHYLVGFAGKKVPLAPYATFGTPELAEIVAEYIGDYNAMLLANHGLVAVGKSMDSAFAVAEEIEFVARIYYQTKNIGNPVILKDEEMETVLEKFKTYGQKKMDA
- a CDS encoding PAS domain S-box protein, with the protein product MIQQTTVAGIMKDENKTKVQLIKELQQMRKRVAELEQNSMIEDHQKAHDKALQAKFISEKKRTAASLSLSKFCIDRANIGIYQVGMDGRIFNVNPYAARMLGYTTEELTKLSICDIDPFVSLDTMGLDIERLSAGRQKNTFETIHIKKDGTRIPVEITGNILEYKGQWYSIAFVKDITERKRAEDSMRLSRFIIDNANVGIYRIAPNGRIKEVNPKAVQLLGYTKKELESLSMSDIDPQVAREDWNTHWRRLNLQGIQNIERTHLKKDGSVIFVGVHSNLLEYGNRQYAIAFVQDITERKGMEQAVKESKERLDLALDGANQGIWDLNLHEGTAYMDARGYRMAGYEPNEFPGILNEISKRIHENDLEYVRSTFCRYLASDLETYEVKFRFLRKDGTYMWVLSKGKIAARDAQGHPIRFIGINTDITQQKKMEEMLIQSEKMLSVGGLAAGMAHEINNPLAGMLQTAQVMSQRLTAGANLTANKKAAKEAGISIEAIDRFMQARGIPQMLLAITESGQRMADIVSNILSFARKEESDLSSHYLNKILDKTIELAATDYNLKKKYDFKQIKITREYDDNLPDIPCQAGKIQQVILNILTNGAQAMQEAGILEPQFILRTYADPVRNRVCLEIEDNGPGMDEKTRKHIFDPFFTTKPVGVGTGLGLSVSYFIITETHKGEMMVESSPGAGAKFIIQLADSYEL